In Triticum aestivum cultivar Chinese Spring chromosome 5B, IWGSC CS RefSeq v2.1, whole genome shotgun sequence, the following proteins share a genomic window:
- the LOC123111309 gene encoding uncharacterized protein: protein MHRLSSSSRLPISFMASAPPRWWPLALARQIIPLLAAPNPPARRLSRFPHGSQNLATVSRVQGDESGKPYKRLPISIAQMMKNMKTDNLKKLKNIGTRGTVSEVIDEDERKSDKDAFRTTSEVMDDKSDTWGQNVNLPGFEEDQSSAAKNHITEIAVSEDEGLSDDEGYSVNGILAKSRHRDGSIYRDMDLYDWKKHYRIADRIETRLEAMTLSDPAANCNVHDGICTRHFARSMLQIYSLELAKIPVDGLVELYGYVAVRDDLDPLLNYVVNISRDDPVIVEQGSLINMIGPKRGIDMADHALLEYDMKIKSGEQEKNDLQLIDGASFIGPLGSWDQPCTFHIAGDCGSVDITLSRLLKAVEATVEVLILEVKSSFSLSVGCLASGFNEEIQLFDGTIADSQGLKRSVVAVMKNSSIDLKFKVGALSSSSDQHCCSFKAKMHGHDIEEIKTDFALILVKVIWSTLPRGFSAMCDGLARD, encoded by the exons ATGCACCGCCTCTCATCTTCTTCGCGACTTCCCATCTCTTTCATGGCATCTGCCCCGCCTCGCTGGTGGCCATTAGCGCTTGCGCGACAAATTATCCCACTCTTGGCGGCTCCAAATCCACCGGCCCGTCGTCTTTCCAG ATTTCCTCATGGATCTCAGAACCTGGCCACCGTCAGTCGAGTACAAGGCGATGAATCTGGTAAACCATATAAACGACTGCCCATCTCGATCGCTCAAATGATGAAAAACATGAAGACTGacaatttaaaaaaattgaaaaatattggGACGAGGGGCACTGTCTCGGAGGTTATAGATGAAGATGAGAGGAAAAGTGATAAAGATGCTTTTAGGACAACATCAGAGGTTATGGATGACAAAAGTGATACATGGGGCCAAAATGTGAACTTACCTGGTTTTGAGGAAGACCAAAGTAGCGCAGCCAAGAATCACATTACTGAAATCGCTGTCAGTGAGGATGAAGGACTCAGTGATGATGAAGGATATAGTGTGAACGGTATACTTGCAAAAAGCAGACACCGTGATGGTTCTATATACAGGGATATGGATTTATATGATTGGAAAAAACATTATCGCATTGCAGACCGTATTGAGA CTCGGTTGGAGGCAATGACATTATCAGATCCTGCTGCAAATTGCAACGTTCACGATGGAATTTGTACTAGACATTTTGCTCGTAGCATGCTGCAAATTTACTCACTAGAGTTGGCTAAAATTCCTGTGGATGGCTTAGTAGAGTTGTATGGATATGTAGCAGTGCGGGATGATCTGGATCCATTGCTTAATTATGTTGTCAATATTAGCAGAGATGATCCCGTCATCGTGGAGCAG GGTTCTCTCATCAACATGATTGGCCCCAAGCGAGGGATAGATATGGCAGATCATGCTCTACTTGAATATGACATGAAGATCAAGTCAGGTGAACAAGAAAAAAATGACCTACAGCTGATTGATGGTGCATCATTCATAGGCCCCTTAGGCTCATGGGATCAACCATGCACATTTCACATTGCTGGTGATTGTGGCTCAGTTGACATAACTTTGTCACGCCTTTTAAAAGCAGTTGAGGCGACCGTAGAGGTTCTCATATTGGAAGTGAAAAGCAGTTTCAGTTTGTCCGTCGGATGTTTAGCCAGTGGGTTTAATGAAGAAATCCAGCTCTTTGATGGCACCATCGCTGATTCACAAGGCCTAAAGAGGTCCGTGGTTGCTGTAATGAAAAACTCTTCGATAGATTTGAAGTTCAAGGTAGGCGCACTGTCATCCAGTTCCGACCAACATTGCTGTTCTTTCAAGGCGAAAATGCACGGGCATGATATTGAAGAAATAAAGACTGATTTTGCATTAATCTTAGTGAAGGTGATTTGGTCGACCTTGCCTAGGGGCTTTTCCGCCATGTGTGATGGGCTGGCTCGTGATTAA